A genomic region of Bacteroidota bacterium contains the following coding sequences:
- a CDS encoding response regulator transcription factor, whose translation MIKILLVEDEPSLQATIKLNLELDGYQVVVAGTGTKAVSQFKAERFDLVILDVMLPELDGYDVCRTIRIENTEVPILFLTAKNESSDKILGLKMGADDYLTKPFNLEEFLLRIQILLKRANKKVENQLNEFLFGANKINFTTYEIQGVNGFKSTLSKKEVLLLKLLIERKNEVVSRETILEKVWGYDVYPSTRTIDNFILAFRKYFEKDPKQPTYFHSVRGVGYKFTD comes from the coding sequence GTGATAAAAATACTTTTAGTAGAAGACGAACCTAGTTTGCAGGCTACCATAAAACTTAATTTAGAATTGGATGGCTACCAGGTAGTGGTGGCAGGAACAGGAACAAAAGCTGTTTCGCAATTTAAAGCGGAGCGGTTCGATTTAGTTATTTTGGATGTAATGCTACCGGAACTTGACGGATACGATGTTTGTAGAACAATACGAATTGAAAATACCGAAGTGCCTATCCTATTTTTAACAGCCAAAAATGAAAGCAGCGATAAAATTTTAGGACTAAAAATGGGAGCAGATGATTATTTAACCAAGCCATTTAATTTAGAAGAGTTTTTGTTACGTATTCAAATATTGCTGAAGCGTGCAAATAAAAAAGTGGAGAATCAGTTGAATGAATTTTTGTTTGGTGCGAATAAAATAAACTTCACCACCTACGAAATACAAGGTGTTAACGGATTTAAAAGCACACTATCTAAAAAAGAAGTGCTGCTCTTGAAACTATTAATTGAACGAAAAAACGAAGTAGTATCTCGCGAAACAATTTTAGAAAAAGTATGGGGATACGATGTGTATCCTTCTACCAGAACGATTGATAATTTTATTTTAGCTTTTCGAAAATATTTCGAGAAAGACCCCAAACAGCCAACTTACTTTCACTCTGTAAGAGGCGTAGGCTATAAGTTTACTGACTAA
- a CDS encoding T9SS type A sorting domain-containing protein, translated as MKKIIFTLIVILSSQFLFSQCSVGVSSTSVTCNTLCNGTAVANAVGTGSISYSWSPGSFSTQHISALCAGTYTVNITDSIGCTTHTTVVINEPSALSATITPIGITCYGAKNGQAVASVSGGTPNYFFLWSTLPIETSPVAINLDATTYSVTITDMNSCTLLKTVTLVDPPLINVTIATTASVTCYGGTDGAASITLSGGLPYSNGYKYSWSPDGQTTNSAANLTATTHTIEIRDSLNCVRDTFVTIAGPAPFVVDAYQTGFCGNGNSGVATVSVTGGAPIYFYQWISTGQFTQIATGLAPGTYSVFVIDSRSCFASDTLNVMLYPELTATLTSTDIDCNGNQNGSVSSSVSGGGNSYSYLWLPSNSTTTAISGLSAGTYTLHVSDTLGCFAKQTATIAEPSILTLSISHSSITCGSNSTASATAVAIGGNTGAFSYLWMPVNQTTASVSGLAASTYTCGVMDSKGCVAAKTITISVSSPVSASATAIDVSCFGSSDGQIQATQSGGVAPYSYLWNNNSMYTTQAVSGLVAGSYTITVTDSLGCFGIATTTVNQPTAITFSSTVSNASTVGGSDAAIALSSISGGNGQFTFLWSTNDTTASVTGLSAGTYSVCIADAKGCDTCTTFIVTEPGMGITNSIAEQTTIYPVPFSNELTIRATSALIDRIEILDMHGKLVYTNTYPTNGMEIKLDTKNYENGIYTLLIHSSKNNFSRKIVKISQ; from the coding sequence ATGAAAAAAATAATTTTTACACTAATTGTAATTCTTTCTTCTCAATTTCTATTTTCACAATGCTCCGTTGGTGTTTCTTCTACTAGTGTTACCTGCAATACATTGTGTAATGGAACTGCCGTGGCAAATGCTGTAGGGACTGGAAGTATATCGTACAGCTGGAGTCCGGGGAGTTTTTCTACACAACATATTTCTGCATTATGTGCAGGTACCTATACTGTAAATATTACAGATTCAATTGGTTGTACAACACATACAACTGTTGTTATAAATGAACCTTCTGCGTTAAGTGCAACTATTACACCTATTGGCATTACGTGCTATGGTGCAAAGAATGGACAGGCGGTTGCTTCTGTATCTGGCGGCACACCCAACTATTTTTTCTTATGGAGTACACTTCCCATAGAAACCTCACCAGTTGCTATAAATTTAGATGCAACTACCTACAGTGTTACTATTACAGATATGAATAGCTGTACACTTTTGAAAACAGTAACGTTAGTAGACCCTCCCCTAATTAATGTAACGATTGCAACCACTGCCAGTGTTACATGTTATGGTGGCACAGACGGAGCCGCAAGTATTACGCTCAGTGGAGGATTGCCTTACAGCAATGGATATAAATATAGTTGGTCGCCAGATGGACAAACAACCAATAGTGCAGCCAATCTAACAGCAACAACCCATACTATCGAAATAAGAGATTCGTTAAATTGTGTTAGAGATACATTTGTTACCATTGCAGGACCTGCACCTTTTGTTGTAGATGCTTATCAAACCGGATTTTGCGGCAATGGAAATAGCGGAGTAGCTACAGTAAGTGTTACTGGTGGAGCACCTATTTATTTTTATCAATGGATATCTACAGGTCAATTTACGCAAATTGCAACCGGTTTAGCTCCAGGTACTTATTCTGTTTTTGTTATTGACAGCAGGTCTTGTTTTGCTTCGGATACACTCAATGTAATGTTGTATCCAGAATTAACGGCAACACTTACATCAACTGATATTGATTGTAATGGGAATCAAAACGGAAGTGTTAGTTCCTCTGTAAGTGGTGGAGGTAATTCGTACAGTTATTTGTGGTTGCCAAGCAATTCAACAACTACAGCTATTTCAGGTCTCTCCGCAGGCACATACACACTACATGTTTCTGACACTTTGGGATGCTTTGCCAAGCAAACAGCAACAATTGCGGAGCCTAGTATTCTTACGCTTTCTATTTCACATTCATCTATTACTTGTGGTTCTAATTCGACTGCCTCAGCTACCGCTGTTGCAATTGGTGGTAATACAGGAGCGTTTAGTTATTTATGGATGCCTGTAAACCAAACAACCGCAAGTGTTTCCGGGTTAGCAGCAAGCACCTATACATGTGGTGTAATGGATAGCAAAGGTTGTGTTGCCGCAAAAACTATTACCATTTCTGTTTCATCTCCAGTGTCGGCATCTGCTACCGCTATCGATGTTTCGTGTTTTGGATCTTCGGATGGGCAAATACAAGCCACACAAAGTGGAGGTGTAGCTCCTTATTCGTATTTATGGAACAATAATTCTATGTATACTACTCAAGCTGTTAGCGGTTTAGTAGCCGGAAGCTATACAATAACTGTAACAGATTCGTTAGGATGCTTTGGTATTGCCACAACTACTGTCAATCAGCCAACAGCTATAACATTTAGCAGTACCGTTTCTAATGCGAGTACTGTAGGTGGAAGTGATGCTGCTATTGCGTTGAGTTCAATTTCCGGAGGTAACGGACAATTTACATTTTTATGGAGTACGAATGATACAACAGCTTCTGTTACCGGCTTATCAGCAGGAACTTACAGTGTTTGTATAGCAGATGCTAAGGGATGCGATACCTGCACCACATTTATAGTTACAGAACCGGGAATGGGAATAACAAACTCGATTGCCGAACAAACAACTATTTACCCGGTTCCATTTTCTAACGAATTAACAATTCGTGCAACTTCTGCTCTAATTGATAGAATAGAAATTTTAGATATGCATGGGAAATTAGTTTATACCAACACCTATCCAACTAACGGAATGGAAATAAAACTGGATACAAAAAATTACGAAAACGGAATATACACGTTGTTAATCCACTCATCAAAAAACAATTTTAGCAGAAAGATTGTAAAGATTAGTCAGTAA
- a CDS encoding acyl-CoA thioesterase — MKHQTPIQIRFKDLDSLGHVNNANHITYLELARVKYFHEVINEPIEWNKAGFIIARHEIDYKLPVLLEDKLVVHTSVTRIGSKSFDFEYQLIRENAPEHAKIAVVAKSVIVCFNFETHQSVAVPESWINKIKAFEGN, encoded by the coding sequence ATGAAACACCAAACACCTATTCAAATACGTTTTAAAGATTTAGATTCCTTAGGACATGTAAACAATGCAAACCATATAACATATTTAGAGTTGGCTCGTGTCAAGTATTTTCACGAAGTAATTAACGAGCCCATAGAATGGAATAAAGCCGGATTTATTATTGCACGCCACGAAATAGACTATAAACTCCCAGTTTTATTAGAAGATAAACTTGTGGTGCACACATCCGTTACACGAATTGGTAGCAAGAGTTTTGATTTTGAATATCAACTAATTCGTGAAAATGCTCCGGAACATGCTAAAATTGCGGTAGTAGCAAAATCTGTAATTGTATGTTTTAACTTCGAAACACACCAGTCGGTTGCTGTGCCGGAAAGTTGGATAAATAAAATAAAAGCATTTGAAGGCAATTAA
- a CDS encoding peptidylprolyl isomerase, translating into MRTAEIHTDKGIMKLEFFYKDAPKTVANFIQLIEKGYYDGLKFHRVIPDFVVQGGCPDGTGAGGPGYTIPCELTGENQYHDKGVLSMAHRGRNTGGSQFFICLTRKNTQHLDRQHTCFGKVVEGLDVVDKLRQGDTIVKMIMKD; encoded by the coding sequence ATGAGAACAGCAGAAATTCATACAGATAAAGGAATAATGAAATTGGAATTTTTTTATAAGGATGCTCCTAAAACAGTAGCTAATTTTATTCAGCTTATTGAAAAAGGGTATTATGATGGTTTAAAATTTCACCGTGTAATTCCAGATTTTGTTGTACAAGGAGGTTGTCCGGATGGGACGGGTGCGGGTGGTCCGGGATACACAATTCCGTGCGAATTAACAGGAGAAAACCAATACCACGACAAAGGTGTACTTAGCATGGCGCACCGCGGAAGAAATACAGGCGGGTCGCAATTCTTTATATGTCTTACGAGAAAAAATACCCAGCACTTAGACCGTCAACATACTTGTTTCGGAAAAGTTGTAGAAGGATTGGATGTAGTTGACAAATTAAGACAAGGCGACACTATTGTTAAAATGATAATGAAGGATTAA
- the mqnE gene encoding aminofutalosine synthase MqnE produces the protein MDTSLLQFIKTDAVLSAITDKVKSNTRISDEDALYLYKHADVGAVGALANFVREQKNGDYTFFNKNFHIEPTNICVFDCKFCSYSRLLKQKEGAWELNEEEILNLVRNYDGKPVTEIHIVGGVHPKMGLKYFGELLKKIKELRPEIHLKAFTAVELEYMFRKAKVSVKEGLEYLKSMGLNSLPGGGAEIFDEEIRKQICEDKCTSAEWLEIHETAHQIGVPSNATMLYGHIESYEHRIDHMKRLRELQDRTKGFNTFIPLKFRNKDNQMSNVAEVSVIEDLKNYAVARIYLDNFAHIKAYWPMIGRNTAQLSLNFGVDDIDGTIDDSTKIYTMAGSEEQSPALTTQQLVELIKQVNRHPIERDTLYNTVTDYKDYVFN, from the coding sequence ATGGACACTTCACTATTACAATTTATCAAAACAGATGCCGTTTTATCGGCAATAACAGATAAAGTAAAATCGAACACCAGAATATCCGATGAAGATGCGCTGTATTTATATAAACATGCAGATGTAGGAGCTGTAGGGGCATTAGCCAATTTTGTTAGAGAGCAAAAAAATGGAGATTATACTTTTTTTAATAAAAATTTTCATATTGAACCTACTAACATTTGCGTATTTGATTGTAAATTTTGTTCGTATTCCAGATTACTAAAACAAAAAGAAGGAGCGTGGGAATTAAACGAAGAAGAGATTTTAAATTTGGTTCGCAACTACGATGGTAAGCCCGTTACAGAAATTCATATTGTAGGTGGTGTACATCCCAAAATGGGGTTGAAGTACTTTGGCGAGTTACTAAAAAAAATAAAAGAACTGCGCCCTGAGATTCACTTAAAAGCATTCACCGCAGTAGAATTGGAATACATGTTTAGAAAGGCAAAAGTGAGTGTTAAAGAGGGATTGGAGTACTTAAAAAGCATGGGGTTGAATTCACTACCGGGTGGTGGTGCCGAAATATTTGATGAAGAAATTCGAAAACAAATTTGTGAAGACAAATGTACTTCTGCTGAATGGTTGGAAATACATGAAACAGCGCATCAAATAGGTGTTCCATCCAACGCAACCATGTTGTATGGACATATAGAATCGTACGAGCATCGTATTGACCACATGAAACGCCTGAGAGAACTGCAAGACAGAACAAAAGGATTTAACACGTTCATCCCTTTGAAATTTAGAAACAAAGACAATCAAATGTCGAATGTGGCGGAGGTGAGCGTTATTGAAGATTTAAAAAATTATGCAGTAGCTAGAATTTATCTAGATAATTTTGCGCATATAAAAGCCTACTGGCCAATGATAGGAAGAAATACCGCCCAGCTTTCGTTAAATTTTGGGGTAGATGATATTGATGGAACTATTGACGATTCTACCAAAATATATACCATGGCCGGATCTGAAGAGCAATCTCCTGCATTAACTACACAGCAATTGGTTGAGCTCATAAAGCAAGTAAACAGACATCCAATTGAGCGAGACACGCTTTATAACACCGTAACAGATTACAAAGATTACGTATTCAATTAG
- a CDS encoding glycosyltransferase family 4 protein encodes MPKILFIGAHRINRSPSQRFRFEQYFSFLEEQGYTCQLSYLLDAFDDKYFYSSGNWIFKFIILIKAIYRRLRDICSAKSYDAIFIQREAFMTGSIFFEKMLKRVGKKIVFDFDDSIWLMDISEANKSLKWLKNPAKTAKLIALSDTVIAGNAYLAEYARKYNPNVTIIPTTIDLNYHYSNRKSKNRICIGWTGSHTTIKHFELAVSFLRQIKNKYGDSVYFKVIGDETYKNDSLGINGVKWSLKDEMEQLQEIDIGIMPLPDDEWSKGKCGFKGLQYMALEIPAVMSPVGMNTEIINNGVNGYLASTDEQWVEVLSKLIDSKGLREQMGKEARKTIVENYSVDSQKQNYLRILNDLIKS; translated from the coding sequence ATGCCAAAAATATTGTTTATCGGAGCACATCGAATTAACAGGTCGCCAAGTCAGCGATTTAGATTCGAACAATATTTTTCTTTTTTAGAAGAGCAAGGCTACACCTGTCAATTATCCTATTTACTTGATGCGTTTGATGACAAGTATTTTTATTCTTCCGGTAATTGGATTTTTAAATTTATTATTCTAATCAAGGCTATCTATAGGAGATTGCGGGACATCTGTTCCGCTAAATCATACGATGCAATATTTATTCAGAGAGAAGCATTTATGACTGGCTCTATCTTTTTCGAAAAAATGCTGAAGCGAGTTGGGAAAAAAATTGTTTTTGATTTTGATGATTCAATTTGGTTAATGGATATTTCTGAAGCAAACAAAAGTTTAAAATGGCTAAAAAATCCAGCAAAAACAGCCAAGTTAATTGCACTAAGCGATACTGTAATTGCTGGGAATGCTTATTTAGCGGAATATGCAAGAAAATACAATCCCAATGTAACAATCATTCCAACTACCATCGACTTGAATTACCATTATTCTAACAGAAAAAGCAAAAACAGAATTTGCATTGGTTGGACGGGTAGCCATACTACCATTAAACATTTTGAGCTTGCAGTTTCCTTTTTACGACAAATAAAAAATAAATATGGCGACAGTGTTTATTTTAAAGTAATTGGAGACGAAACATACAAAAACGATTCTCTGGGAATTAATGGCGTAAAATGGTCGTTGAAGGACGAAATGGAACAGTTGCAAGAAATTGACATTGGCATTATGCCTTTGCCAGACGATGAATGGTCGAAAGGGAAATGTGGATTTAAAGGATTACAATACATGGCACTGGAAATTCCGGCTGTAATGTCGCCAGTTGGGATGAATACCGAAATAATAAACAATGGTGTAAATGGCTATTTGGCTTCAACAGACGAGCAATGGGTAGAAGTACTGTCTAAGTTAATTGATTCGAAAGGACTTAGAGAACAAATGGGAAAAGAAGCCAGAAAAACAATAGTAGAGAATTATTCTGTCGATTCTCAAAAACAAAACTATTTGCGAATCTTGAACGATTTAATAAAATCTTGA
- a CDS encoding peptidase C1: MVITITTTAQNTRKDKAEFKEHKNLFYEEIQKNAKLFSEDKPKPEKRFMMDYTGIDIPKSADEFTKVYTENPESQGITGTCWCFSTTSFYESEIYRLTKQKIALSELFTVYWQYVEKARYFVNARGKSEFGEGSQTNAVQLMMKKYGLVPHSAYSGVKIGQKFHDHSKMYDEMNAYLQGVKASNAWNEETVVATIKSILNYYIGVPPTTVTIDGKTMTPQEYLKNVTKLNPDDYVDFMSFVEKPYWTKAEYEVPDNWWHSNDYHNVPLNEFMSIIKSASKNGFSISIGGDVSESGINSTLGVAMVPTYDIPSEYIDEYARQFRFYNKSTTDDHAMHLVGYTEKSNGTWFLLKDSGSSGHNNKNSPGYYFYHEDYVKLKMTTMTLHKDAAKDILLKFAGK; the protein is encoded by the coding sequence ATTGTTATAACAATAACCACAACTGCTCAAAACACTCGTAAAGACAAAGCCGAATTCAAAGAACATAAAAATCTTTTTTACGAAGAAATTCAAAAAAACGCCAAACTGTTTAGCGAAGACAAACCAAAACCAGAAAAGCGATTTATGATGGACTATACAGGCATTGACATTCCAAAGTCAGCAGATGAGTTCACAAAAGTTTATACCGAAAATCCTGAATCGCAAGGTATAACCGGCACATGCTGGTGTTTCTCTACTACTTCATTTTACGAATCAGAAATTTACAGATTAACAAAACAAAAAATTGCCTTATCTGAACTATTCACTGTGTATTGGCAATATGTTGAAAAGGCTCGCTATTTTGTAAACGCGCGTGGAAAGTCGGAATTTGGCGAAGGCTCGCAAACCAACGCAGTACAACTAATGATGAAAAAATATGGTTTAGTTCCACACAGTGCCTACAGCGGTGTTAAGATCGGACAAAAATTTCATGACCATAGCAAAATGTATGATGAGATGAACGCTTACCTGCAAGGCGTTAAAGCAAGCAATGCATGGAATGAAGAAACTGTTGTTGCTACCATCAAATCAATTTTAAATTATTATATCGGTGTCCCTCCTACAACAGTTACTATAGATGGGAAAACAATGACACCTCAAGAGTATTTAAAAAATGTAACTAAACTTAATCCTGATGATTATGTAGATTTTATGTCGTTCGTAGAAAAACCTTATTGGACAAAGGCGGAGTACGAAGTGCCTGACAATTGGTGGCATTCAAACGATTACCACAACGTTCCCTTAAATGAATTTATGAGCATCATAAAAAGTGCAAGCAAAAATGGATTCTCTATTTCGATCGGGGGTGATGTAAGCGAAAGCGGAATCAATTCAACGCTAGGCGTGGCAATGGTTCCAACGTATGATATTCCGTCTGAGTATATTGATGAATATGCACGTCAATTTCGCTTTTACAACAAAAGTACAACAGACGATCATGCAATGCACTTAGTTGGATACACCGAAAAATCGAATGGAACTTGGTTTTTACTGAAGGATTCCGGCAGCAGCGGACATAATAATAAAAACAGCCCGGGATATTATTTCTACCACGAAGATTATGTAAAATTAAAGATGACAACGATGACACTACATAAAGATGCAGCAAAAGATATTTTACTGAAGTTTGCAGGAAAATAA
- a CDS encoding polysaccharide biosynthesis protein, which translates to MFIFEKNTPRWIIFFIDLALACASLTLAFLLRFNFAIPEVEVERFPIAFSAALVVRAISFYISKTYKGIVRYTGSKDAQRIFIVNTLVCVFFFAANFINVKLIGAELFLIPTSVVIIDYLALTFLMISLRIMFKALYFELKNPAKSKRSVIIYGAGEAGIIAQRTLDRDLGTRYHFLGFIDDDKSISGRKVEGVTIYPLTKLDELLQNNDVAHVIISVANVPISTKQKIVELCLKYKTRVLHVPPASSWINGELSFKQIKRINIEDLLQRDPIKLNEDAIRKEIANKVVLITGAAGSIGSELVRQVAQYNPMQVILLDQAESGLYDIEMELLEKYQEEKIEVVIGDVRNKERMRNLFKTFKPAVVFHAAAYKHVPMMENNPSESIFTNVLGTKTVADLSVEFGVEKFIMISTDKAVNPTSVMGASKRIAEIYTQALNKNNTGTRFITTRFGNVLGSSGSVIPRFRQQIEKGGPITITHPEINRFFMTIPEACQLVLEAAAMGKGGEIFIFDMGKSVKIVDLAKNMIELSGLTLDKDIQIVYTGLRPGEKLYEELLNNSENTVPTHHSQIMIAKVQEYSFDAINKQIEELISLFNQQNNNAIVKKMKQIVPEYVSNNSVFEKLD; encoded by the coding sequence ATGTTTATTTTTGAAAAAAACACACCTAGGTGGATTATATTTTTTATTGATCTTGCATTAGCTTGTGCATCGCTAACATTGGCGTTTTTGTTGCGTTTTAACTTTGCTATTCCTGAAGTTGAGGTAGAGCGCTTTCCTATTGCATTTTCAGCAGCACTGGTAGTTCGCGCCATTAGTTTTTATATTTCCAAAACATACAAAGGAATTGTTAGATACACCGGCAGTAAGGATGCGCAGCGTATTTTTATAGTAAATACACTTGTTTGTGTTTTCTTTTTTGCGGCTAATTTTATAAACGTAAAACTTATTGGTGCCGAACTGTTTTTAATTCCAACCTCGGTAGTAATAATTGATTATTTGGCACTAACTTTCTTGATGATATCGCTGCGAATTATGTTTAAGGCGTTGTATTTTGAATTGAAAAACCCGGCTAAAAGCAAACGAAGTGTAATTATATATGGTGCAGGAGAAGCCGGCATTATTGCCCAAAGGACATTAGATAGAGACTTAGGAACGCGATACCATTTTCTTGGATTTATTGATGACGACAAATCGATAAGCGGACGAAAAGTGGAGGGTGTAACAATTTATCCACTTACTAAATTGGATGAGTTGCTTCAAAACAATGATGTAGCGCATGTAATAATATCGGTTGCAAATGTTCCAATAAGTACTAAGCAAAAAATAGTGGAACTTTGTCTAAAATACAAAACAAGAGTATTGCACGTACCTCCTGCAAGTAGTTGGATAAATGGGGAATTGAGCTTTAAGCAAATTAAGCGGATTAATATTGAAGATTTGCTGCAACGAGACCCTATTAAGCTGAATGAAGATGCTATTCGTAAAGAGATTGCTAATAAAGTGGTTCTTATAACAGGTGCTGCCGGCTCTATTGGAAGTGAATTGGTTAGGCAGGTTGCTCAATACAATCCTATGCAAGTTATTTTGCTAGACCAAGCAGAATCTGGCTTGTATGATATTGAGATGGAGCTTTTGGAAAAATACCAAGAGGAAAAAATTGAAGTTGTAATTGGCGATGTGCGCAACAAAGAACGAATGCGCAATCTTTTTAAAACTTTTAAACCAGCGGTAGTGTTTCATGCTGCGGCATACAAGCATGTGCCTATGATGGAAAATAATCCGTCTGAGTCTATATTTACCAACGTGTTGGGTACAAAAACGGTAGCTGATTTATCGGTGGAGTTTGGTGTTGAAAAATTTATAATGATTTCAACCGATAAGGCGGTAAACCCAACCAGTGTAATGGGAGCATCAAAACGTATTGCAGAAATTTATACCCAAGCGTTAAATAAAAACAACACGGGCACTCGTTTTATTACCACTCGATTTGGAAATGTGCTTGGCTCGAGCGGCTCTGTAATTCCAAGGTTCCGACAACAAATAGAGAAGGGTGGCCCAATTACCATAACTCATCCCGAGATAAATAGATTTTTTATGACCATTCCGGAAGCTTGCCAACTGGTTCTGGAAGCTGCTGCAATGGGCAAAGGCGGAGAAATATTTATTTTCGACATGGGAAAATCTGTTAAGATTGTTGACTTAGCAAAAAACATGATTGAACTATCCGGATTAACACTAGATAAAGACATTCAAATTGTATATACCGGATTACGGCCGGGGGAGAAACTATACGAAGAGCTTTTAAACAATAGCGAAAATACAGTGCCTACACACCATTCGCAAATTATGATTGCCAAGGTGCAAGAGTACAGTTTTGATGCTATTAATAAGCAGATTGAAGAATTAATTTCTTTATTCAACCAACAAAATAACAATGCAATTGTAAAGAAAATGAAACAGATTGTGCCTGAATATGTAAGTAACAATTCTGTTTTTGAGAAACTGGATTAA